The Delphinus delphis chromosome 2, mDelDel1.2, whole genome shotgun sequence genome segment CAAATACTGAAGTCTTCAGATGTTAGTGGGAGGGATGGAGTAGCATCCCTTCCTACTTCTTTCTTTGGAGGGTGGTGTGATGTGACAGGTGGCCTGCGTCACATTCCTGAGGATCCGGCATCTGAAATGCTTTCCCTCCTTTAATTGGTGGAATTTCTGTTTTCTGCAGGTATGGGCGGAGCTGCCATCGCACCACCCACTTCTCTtgtagagaaagacaaagagtGTACGTACCTGTTTCTTCCCCTCTCTGTTCAGATACACATCTTTAACCCAGTTGTGGGAAGTCTTAGCTGGAATCAGCCAGGTGTCCTGAGTGCAGGGAAGCCTTGCTCTAACCCTCAGCCAAGTGCTCCCTTCTACCCTTAAGTTTAATACCAGGCTCTGAGGCGTGGGTTTTTCTCTCATGagatgcttttttttgtttgtttttaaaaataattcattttgtcTTCTCCAGCATTTCGTTATTTGGAGTTAGGTAAAAAACAAACAGTAGCTGAGTTTTTGTGCTCAGTGGTCTAGGGGCTGTTAAATTTGTGACCCTCCACAAGGTGGCAGCACCTTCCTGGGTTAGGTCAGTGCACAGGTTGTGTGCGTTTACTCAGATTGCCCAGTCTTCTCCCAGTGATCTGTTCTAGAATTTGGGGTTGGAGTTGGACTTTGAGGAGTCATGAAGCTCATCTTCCTGCCCTCTGGGTTGGACCATACCTAAACTACCCCAAGAACATATAGTCATCCCTCGTGCTTTTTAATACCTGTTGCACCATGAATGGTACCTTTTTATAAAGaaggtaattaaaaaattattaaatacctTTTGTGTGAAAATACCTGATGAACCGTAAACCCCAGTTGAAACCAGTCTCTGGGAGTGGGGCCCAGGCATCTGGATCAGCAAGCTTCCTTgttgattctaatgtgtagctaGGGTTACAGATCACTGAACTGGCATATGGTCCCTAACCTCAAAGACCTTTATTGTCTGCCAGGGTAATAAGATCGTAAGATGAGCGTCTTAAGACAGGTACACAGGATGCTATGGGAGTCAAAAGAGGGGTTGATCATATCTCCTGGAACATACGGAAGGTCCAAGTGCAGTTCAGAATTGttttgtcacattttggtaaaccTATTATATTTTCATCCAACAGTACCCCGAGACTTTCCTTATGAAGAGGATTCAAGACCTCGCTCACAGTCTTCCAAAGCTGCTATCCCTCCCCCAGTGTACGAGGAACAAGACAGACCCAGATCCCCGACTGGCCCCGGCAACTCCTTCCTCGCCAACATGGGGTAATGGTCTGGGTGCTCTCACCTCGACAGGTGCAGGGAGGGCGGGGCCGAATGGGAGGCACTGTCAGCCCTTCCAGGAGGTGCAGCATGTTTTGGGATGGGGCCTTTTTTGGGTTTATGGGGAGATGCTCAGTGCGCTCAGTCACGCAGCCTCCTTCTTGAGGATCAGGGTTCAAGTCACATGGAGGGTATCCCAGCATGACACTGTTATGTTTTGTACAAAACATAAAGCTTTCTAATGGaaattttgaaagatttaaatGCTGAACATTATATTCTCTAGTTAAGAATAGTTTGTGAtcattatatttgttttcataaCATTTGCAAATAGGTCATATGAATTAGTGCTGACTTACGCTATGTCCAAAAGATgaatgacatctttttttttgataaaatgaCCTTTGCTTTAAGGTCATGGTTCTATACCTTTGGTCTAAAAACTCTCAGTCGTTCTAACTATAATTAGAAATTTGTTGGTGTATGAAAATCAGTTTTAAGGTTGACTTTCAGGTGGGGCTTGTGGATTTTAAGTCTCACTGGATTTGGCATGCGTTTTGGTTAAAAGAGTGTTTTATGTTGTTTACTCTGTTCCTCTCGTGCTCTGAGGGGTTGTCGGGTGAAGCAGCGTTGCACTAAGGCCTTTTTTGTTCTGTGTCCTCTAGAAGGACTGCCTCTGGTGGCAATGCTGTGATTGTAGTAGTGACACTGGTCTGCCCTCGCCTGTGTGCACGTGCTTTGATCCTTAGCGTCCTCGGAGCTGGGCTAGTCAGAGTTGGAGGAGGTGGGTCCTCCACCATAGGGTTTGCACACTGCAGGAGGATTTGGAGTTTCTCATCTTGTGTCCGTCTTCTAGACCTGTGCTGCTCTCTGTGGTAGCTactagccacacgtggctgtTAAATTAATTGAAAGTGAATAGAATTTAACATGTATTTCTTTAGTCACACTAGTCTCAAGTGCTCACCAGACTAACAGCTACTGTACTGGGCAGTGCAGATGGAGAACATTTCCCTCACTGCAGAAAGCCTGCCCTAGAGTGTATGCTAGAGGGGGACAGACGTGAAGCCATTggggtggttttgtttgtttttttcttctaatgaaaAAATTGACCTTCTGCTGGTAAGAATTGACTTTTGCTGAATCCCCTTTAAACAGGAATTAAATCTTTATGCCTAAGGAAGATACAGTGTAGTACAGTTCAtcagttttcagtctttttagCCCTAGAACAGCTTAttcaaatgaaatacttaaggaAATTACATACATGAAATACTGTAGGTACAGTTCTGGTTGAAGCAGCGTTTTGTGATTTAAGCCCTAAGTAGCAGTGGTCAGTAGGGGCACCCTTGAGACCCAGGAGGCTCCTCACGGTGCAGTTTGAAAACTGTCATGGGATTAGAGGAAGAGCAGTGGACTAAGAATCCGGAGTGGTGGGTTACACTTTCAATCCTACCATTAACTCCTACAGAAATAATTCTCACGTGGTGTCTTGCTTTGCTTTCAGTTAGCCTTAAGCTCATCAGcccatctgggcctcagtttcttcatttctagcTCTGAAATAGATGGTCCCTAAGTGTCCTTTCACGTATGAAGTCAGTCATTGGAAACTCTGCTGTACTATTTAGAAAAATGCAATCATCTTCATTATGTGAAACCATACATATTTTTTGACAGGctcactttaaaataaactggTTATGAGCCCTGTAGCAGAGCAGATACTGGAGCACACAGGAAGTCTAGTGTTTTCTAACAGGCCCTGGGGAAATCTCACTAGGGGAACTAGTGTTCCCCTCATCTCAGGGGTAATCTCAGGATGCCCAGGCTTTCAGCGTTcactttttatctttctcctgaACATTTCACAGCTTCCATCTCATGGCCTGTTGGTAATTATATGTGACCTCATCGAAGCCCTTGTGCAATTTACACTTTCTCTTTCCAGAAGGAGATTACTGTGATGTAAAATCCAATTATGCTGTAGCTGATGACCTTGAGTGCAAGtacctttccctttttcctccccaCAGTGGCACAGTAGCACATAAAATCATGCAGAAGTACGGCTTCCGGGAAGGCCAGGGTCTCGGGAAGCACGAACAGGGCTTGAGCACAGCGCTGTCAGTGGAGAAGACCAGCAAGCGGGGAGGCAAGATCATTGTGGGCGACGCCACTGAGAAAGGTGGGTCCCTGGGGATGAGCAGGGTGGAGGCAGGCCATCCTGATTGTGATGCATTCCAGCTCTGCGTTGTGGAAACTGAATCCTGAGACCTGTTTTTACGAATAGTTCAGAACACGCAGACAGATAGGAACGCccatggaagaaaaagaagacaagagaCTTTGGCAGAAATGAATAGGACTCCAGAAAATCATGTCATGCCTGCTTCTACTAGCAGAGAGCCTTGTTACAATTGATAAAACCATGGTTATGTTTTTATAGCAAGACAGAGCCATACACAGTATATCGGTGATTCTGTCTGCTACATCTCCATCCTGTAAGgttctctgctcttttcttttttctgcccttTCATCCTAATTTTCTTACTGACTGATCGCTCTGTGAGACTAATGTTATTTTGCAGTCTACTGGTAGGTGATGCCTACttggtgttttattttcatttgattgtTACAGCCTGTTCTGTAGTGAGGGCGTATTGGAATGAGTCAAACATGACTTAGCATTTTAAGTGGAACTGAGTGGTTTTGAGTCAGCTTAGCTGAACACCTTTTCCTAAAGAAGGGAGAGAACTTTCCTGGGAGCCCTGTCGACGCACAGCTTTAGGAAGCAGCAGTGAGCCTCACAGGCTAGAACCAAAAACCAACAGTCGCTCGACTTTGTGGGAGTGTCTGAAATTGGTCAGCTAGGGGCTGGCTAGTTAACTGCTTGTTACACTGGGCTGGGGACCTTCGGCCACTGCCTGAGCCAAGACTCACCTCTGAGGGTTGTGATCACTGTGCCCTGTGAGCCCTTTTGGAAGCGAGCTGAGCAAAAATGCAGGTAATTGGGGATAttaaaaagttctagaaattaTGGTAAAAATTATACCAAAGCAAAGTGATGCTTTCAGCCAGATAAGGCTGCATTTTTGCTGAGAGACTGTGTGGATGCTTATAGATGGCTCTAGGACATAGATAGTGGGGATTGCTATTGAAATTAAATTATTCATTGTAACGTGGACTCAGTGCTGTAACATGTCTATGTCTGATAATGTTTTCTTACAGATGCAGCCAAGAAGTCGGATTCAAATCCATTAACTGAAATACTTAAGTGTCCTACTAAAGTGGTCCTACTAAGGGTAAGACGCAGAAGGAGGAAACCTGTTTGCTCTCTTTGAATTGTGTTACTCCACCTTGACCTGTCCCTGCATGCTtgcagtcccccccccccccgccccgatgACAGAACagttaaagaaaactgaaaatgacaCTTTTGGATAGATTCCATATAAGACtgatttttagattcctttttcGCTAATGCTTTTTCGCTAAACACAGTATTTAAGACTACAGtgagtaattactttaaaatatttgaaattgttaGAAGTTCAActtggtttatatattttgatgcttGCACAGTTGCTCTTATAACACTTTATGAAGCTTaaagtatacttttattttttatatattttttaatactaactttggggtatttcaGGGATGAAGATTTTCTTCGTGTCATTTGGGATTAGGAACGTTTGCCATCatggaaaaaagttatttatacatctcttttacatatttgtaaattatatttcacagtggaatttatgtatttatttttgtttatagaaCATGGTTGGTGCAGGAGAGGTAGATGAAGACTTGGAAGTTGAAACCAAGGAAGAGTGTGAAAAATATGGCAAAGTTGGAAAATGTGTGATATTTGAAGTAAGAGGGGTTTCTTTTGATGTTTATAAACCCAAGTTATAATTGATAGACTACAAAACATTTTCTATAGAGACAGAGTGTGCTATAAGTAACATATTGTCATACCATAGAAGGTGACAGATGTTGGTTAGTTAACACTGCTTTTACTCAGTTATTACAATTTCAAACATAAACACAAGAAGGACTTCAAATTTTATTTGGTGAAGAAACATTTCATTTTGTGACTGAGGTTTAGACTTGATGACAGTGTGCTCAGTAGTTTAGTGACTTGGACGTGCCTCTGGTCTCATTCATTTGGCAGGTGTTTTGTTAGTGCCTCCCACATACCCAGTACTGCATTGAGAGCCTTGTGGGTGGGGAAACACATTCTGTGCTCTTGGTGATAACGTTCAGTTGAagaaaccacaaaacaaacacGTGAAATTAGAGAACATTCAGTTGCTAGACTCTGTAATGTTGACTTATAAGTACAGGAGGTGAGAGAAGGATTAGATCCACACAAAATAGTTAGAGGAGGCTTTGTGAACAGTATCAGATGTGAGCGAAGCTTTGGAATGAGCGGGTAGGAGAGAACGGGTGTTCAGACTAGGGTCACGGCTTCTGGGAGACCGAGGAGGGCTGCAAAATGGAGTGGCTGGGCGTAGTGGGGGTCAGCAGGAGCCGCGCTTATACAGTGGCAGTGGGGCTATGGAAGCGGGGCCTGGAAAGCTCCACCAAGGAGCTTGGCCTCGTATGAAAGACGGTTATAACGCATACGGGTctttttgccttcatttctgCTCACTTGAGCTTCTCCTCCATATCATGTTGCTGTCTGTTGACtgcataattatttgtttatgtgtCAGATGGCATAGGACCTCCAAAGGTCCTGCCTGGCTGTGTGTTCCAGCACTTAACACAAGACCTGTCATCAACGGACCTTCAGCAGATTTTGATGATGAATGAATTATACTTATTTCCTTGGTATTTGACCGTTGCTTATCTGTATATGATGATAATTGGAATACTTACTctgttaaaaatcatttatgGGAGAAAACTCACATTCAGTGATATCTCTGATGATATCTTTACCTactatgctttcatttcttttccagattcctGGTGCCCCTGATGATGAAGCAGTAcgaatatttttagaatttgagAGGGTTGAATCAGCAATTAAAGGTAAGTTGTACAGCTAActataaagaattaaaaagttgAATTTGTGATCTTAATCTTTGTAATTAAAACATGTTCTTGTAATGTCTGATGGAATACCTGCCTTAACTGACTGTctttttgtttgccttttagCTGTTGTTGATCTGAATGGGAGGTATTTTGGTGGACGGGTGGTCAAAGCATGTTTCTACAATTTGGATAAATTCAGGGTCTTGGATTTGGCAGAACAAGTGTGATTGTAAGAACTAGAGCCTGAGTCATCTCCAAGGATCCTtcaacaagccacagactgagcaGAGGAGAGCAAGGCGACAGGCAGCCTGCATGGCTGTGGGTACAGAGACTCTGGAAGGACTTCTAAGATATATGTTGACTGatcccttttttattttgtggttttttaatatagtataaaaatcctttaaaaaaaaaacaaacaaaaaaacgatcTGTGTGCCTCTctggttgtttctcttttttattaccaCTTCTGAGGTGATTACATTTTTTGCTAGGATTTCATGATAATTCTCAAGTGCTTCAGTGATACGGCATTTCTTGCactaaaaaaatctagaaagtttTGGGATATGGGGTTGTGTtaccctttgcttttctttcttttttttttttttttgattcattttaataaaacctGCAAGTTACTAAACTGTAGCTTCATAAATTCTATAATAAAGTATCATCTTGGCAGTCTGCCAAAGGTGAAAATTTCTGCTTTCTCTAACAGAGAAATTCTTCTTATTGACTCCAGTCGTAGAAAAAACTCTTTATGACCTAAACTAAGGTTGAAGAATTGTGAGCCTACCATGACCTGTTTGGATGAATCATTTTCGGTTAAGCTAAGTCAGACTATAGAGTATGTGATGGATTTAGGGGTATTTGGGTATAGAAATCATGAATATAGCCTTTGTTTTCAGATATTCAAGCCTAGTCTTTAGCGTAGATCAGAAGTGACCGGTTAATTCAAAACCTCGCAGGTACATTGTAAATGTGTGCCCGATTATGTTTTGGAAATGGTGGTTCCCTGGGGTCACATTTCTACTGGCAAAATTTGCAGTAGTGTTAGTTctcatacataattttaaaatgtataaaattcagCCACATCAGTTACTTAAGCTGTACTGGCGATTAATATAATTATGGAATTGTGAAAAATTGTATCATTGAAGTGCAGTGGTGTATGTGGCTCAAACATTTAGCAGGGCCCAAAACAAAGCAGATAAAAATGTTTGGCACTACGGTTCATTGGCCAGAGCAGGAAGTGTTTCCAGAATatacttgtgcctgtgttctgttccTTGCTTGCCCAAATGTTGCATGTGACTTACCTGAAGCGGCAGCTGCGGGACGTGCGCCTGTGTTGTCTCTTTAGGTCTTTATGACATGAGAGCGTCTTGTGACCCTGCGGGGGAGGAAAGTACTCAGCATTTCTTTGCATCCATGGACTTGGTTTGGAGACATAAGGAATATTCtgaccctttttaaaaaaggattttctcatgtttttatttaacataaataaaagaataacattttctcttttgtggtaTTATTTTACTGAGTAAAAGTGAATTAAGACTCTGCTTTTGAAATAAAAGTGCACATACCCTGAAATAAATTTGGGTTAAAGAATATAAGGTAGAAGAACTACATAATTGGACAGAATTTTGTAGGATGTGAGAATCAACAGCCAGCCTGAAACTAGAACAGGTCTACCTGCGGACTTAGCTCCAGAATACCAGTGATGGCGCCTGGCTTGGGCTTACCGGTACCTAAATGTGCTCACGCTAAGTATTTATTATGATGGCTTAGTTTAATTTGTATAAACCctaatgttttaaagtttaagtTCCAACCCCTTTGATACCTGCATTATTATTGTTATGCTTTATAATaacatcattgtttatttgcattTAGGTCGATTTTCCCAACATTCTCATGATCAACCACAGAAATGCAAGTGACTGCACTACTTTGATTTTTATTGGCATGGGTACAACTTAGTGAATATCTTTCTCCCCAATCTCTCTAATTATTAAATTATCCATGATTGCAGTAATCACTTAGTACATTACTTGCAGTGAATTTCCAAcattag includes the following:
- the RBM17 gene encoding splicing factor 45, which gives rise to MSLYDDLGVETSDSKTEGWSKNFKLLQSQLQVKKAALTQAKSQRTKQSTVLAPVIDLKRGGSSDERQIVDTPPHVAAGLKDPVPSGFSAGEVLIPLADEYDPMFPNDYEKVVKRQREERQRQRELERQKEIEEREKRRKDRHEASGFSRRPDPDSDEDEDYERERRKRSMGGAAIAPPTSLVEKDKELPRDFPYEEDSRPRSQSSKAAIPPPVYEEQDRPRSPTGPGNSFLANMGGTVAHKIMQKYGFREGQGLGKHEQGLSTALSVEKTSKRGGKIIVGDATEKDAAKKSDSNPLTEILKCPTKVVLLRNMVGAGEVDEDLEVETKEECEKYGKVGKCVIFEIPGAPDDEAVRIFLEFERVESAIKAVVDLNGRYFGGRVVKACFYNLDKFRVLDLAEQV